One part of the Suncus etruscus isolate mSunEtr1 chromosome 2, mSunEtr1.pri.cur, whole genome shotgun sequence genome encodes these proteins:
- the SUB1 gene encoding activated RNA polymerase II transcriptional coactivator p15, with protein sequence MPKSKELVSSSSSGSDSDSEVDKKLKRKKQVAPEKPVKKQKTGETSRALASSKQSSSSRDDNMFQIGKMRYVSVRDFKGKVLIDIREYWMDTEGEMKPGRKGISLNPEQWSQLKEQISDIDDAVRKL encoded by the exons atgCCTAAGTCAAAGGAACTTGTTTCTTCAAGCTCTTCTGGCAGTGACTCTGACAGTGAAGTGGACAAAAAG TTAAAGAGGAAAAAGCAAGTTGCTCCAGAGAAACCTGTAAAAAAGCAAAAGACTGGTGAAACTTCCAGAGCCCTGGCCTCCTCTAagcagagcagcagcagcagagatgACAACATGTTTCAG ATTGGGAAGATGCGGTACGTGAGTGTCCGGGACTTTAAAGGGAAAGTCTTAATTGATATTAGAGAATACTGGATGGATACGGAAGGAGAAATGAAACCAGGAAGAAAAG GTATTTCTTTAAATCCTGAGCAATGGAGCCAGCTGAAGGAACAGATTTCTGACATTGATGATGCAGTAAGAAAACTGTAA